The following coding sequences lie in one Amycolatopsis cihanbeyliensis genomic window:
- a CDS encoding glycosyltransferase family 2 protein, which translates to MNPNTPSMSVVVPVFNEQDWIGRCLDALAGAAARAEWPVEIIVVDDGSTDRTPEVLAQRTGVTVLSQPNRGRFEARRAGLAKASGDRVLLLDSRVIVDTDSLRFLRAQFADNPDRIVWNGHINVASERNPYAGFMAGLVTVPWRRYFANPKLTSFGIEEFDLFPKGTTFFCAPKELLEGSAEAFASLYDDVRLASDDTRMLRWIAERERIHIAPEFAATYHGRDSLRKFAAQSYFRGTTYVDSYLASPGPARNALFAALGLGAAGVGLLAKRPKTTVALGVAGSAAAGTVVRRCGATNAEARAVAGLLPLFATGFGAGVLRGLVLALRARLRRGTAR; encoded by the coding sequence ATGAACCCGAACACGCCCAGCATGAGTGTGGTCGTCCCGGTCTTCAACGAGCAGGACTGGATCGGCCGTTGCCTCGACGCGCTCGCCGGCGCCGCCGCGCGGGCGGAGTGGCCGGTGGAAATCATCGTCGTGGACGACGGCAGCACCGACCGGACACCGGAGGTACTGGCCCAGCGCACCGGCGTGACGGTGCTCAGCCAGCCGAACCGGGGCCGGTTCGAGGCGCGCAGGGCCGGGCTCGCCAAGGCGAGCGGGGACCGGGTGCTGCTGCTGGACAGCAGGGTGATCGTGGACACCGACTCGCTGCGGTTTCTGCGGGCCCAATTCGCCGACAATCCGGACCGAATCGTATGGAACGGTCATATCAACGTCGCGTCCGAGCGGAATCCTTATGCCGGATTCATGGCGGGCCTGGTGACGGTGCCGTGGCGCCGTTACTTCGCCAACCCGAAGCTGACCTCGTTCGGCATCGAGGAGTTCGATCTCTTTCCGAAGGGGACGACGTTCTTCTGTGCCCCGAAAGAGCTGCTGGAGGGCTCCGCCGAGGCGTTCGCATCGCTCTATGACGACGTTCGCCTCGCCAGCGACGACACCAGGATGTTGCGCTGGATAGCGGAACGGGAACGCATCCACATCGCGCCGGAATTCGCGGCCACCTACCACGGCCGGGACAGCCTGCGGAAGTTCGCCGCGCAGTCCTACTTCCGGGGGACCACCTACGTCGACTCCTACCTGGCCTCGCCAGGCCCCGCGCGGAACGCGCTGTTCGCGGCGCTCGGACTCGGCGCGGCCGGTGTCGGGCTACTGGCCAAGCGGCCGAAGACCACGGTGGCGCTCGGGGTCGCCGGCTCGGCCGCGGCCGGCACCGTGGTGAGACGGTGCGGTGCGACGAACGCCGAAGCGCGGGCCGTCGCCGGGCTACTACCCCTGTTCGCTACCGGGTTCGGAGCGGGCGTGCTGCGTGGGCTGGTGCTCGCGCTGCGGGCCCGGCTTCGTAGAGGGACCGCACGCTGA